One Rubripirellula reticaptiva genomic region harbors:
- a CDS encoding carboxypeptidase M32: protein MNTKQARFDSVCEKARQAMKLQTAADTLEWDERTGMPSGGGDYRAEQVSMLRGMVHELRTDAQYGDDLCRLIDDVAGQDPHSDESATVRELHRDWDRDRKLPTPLVRKTSEATVKGQQVWDAARKSNDFAKFRPSLENIISLKREAGERWSEGSDRTPYEALLDEYEPDASVEQLQKIFDDVRVPLVKLIAEIKDAPVQPNVSILEQDFCVDAQRKFSHRISKLIGFDFDRGRLDETSHPFCTTLGPKDIRILTRFETNWVPSGIFGTLHETGHGLYEQGMRYEWFGLPPGSYVSLGMHESQSRLWENQVGRSRAFWSHLYEETQATFAPQLDNVTLDEFHFAVNTIRPSLIRVEADEATYNLHIIIRFDLERQLIEGTLSVADLPAAWNSRYQSDLGITPPSDADGVLQDVHWSAGLIGYFPTYTLGNLASAQLYDAAAVELGDLEAMFAQGNFKPLLEWLVEHVHRHGRCYSGSELIQKATGKPLSADALVGYLQGKLRPLYGLS from the coding sequence ATGAATACCAAACAAGCACGATTTGATTCCGTCTGCGAGAAAGCTCGTCAGGCGATGAAGTTGCAGACTGCCGCGGATACTTTGGAATGGGACGAACGCACCGGAATGCCATCCGGTGGCGGTGATTACCGTGCCGAACAAGTTTCCATGTTGCGAGGCATGGTTCACGAACTTCGCACCGACGCTCAGTACGGCGACGATCTTTGCCGTTTGATCGACGACGTTGCCGGCCAAGATCCCCATAGCGACGAGTCGGCGACGGTCCGCGAACTTCACCGTGATTGGGACCGCGATCGCAAGCTGCCCACGCCGCTGGTCCGCAAAACGTCGGAGGCGACGGTCAAGGGGCAACAAGTCTGGGACGCAGCACGCAAGTCCAACGATTTTGCCAAGTTCCGTCCGTCGCTCGAAAACATCATCAGCCTGAAACGCGAAGCCGGCGAGCGTTGGAGCGAAGGTAGTGACCGAACTCCCTACGAAGCGTTGCTGGACGAATACGAACCCGACGCGTCAGTCGAGCAACTGCAAAAAATCTTTGATGATGTTCGTGTTCCGCTTGTCAAACTGATCGCCGAAATCAAAGACGCTCCGGTGCAACCGAATGTCTCGATCCTAGAACAAGATTTCTGCGTCGACGCTCAGCGTAAGTTCAGTCACCGGATTTCCAAGCTGATTGGTTTCGATTTCGATCGCGGCCGACTGGACGAAACGTCGCACCCGTTTTGCACGACGTTAGGGCCGAAAGACATTCGCATTCTGACACGGTTCGAGACGAATTGGGTGCCCAGTGGGATCTTCGGAACTCTGCACGAAACCGGGCACGGTCTGTACGAACAAGGAATGCGATACGAATGGTTCGGATTGCCGCCGGGGTCATACGTATCGCTGGGCATGCATGAATCGCAGTCCCGGTTGTGGGAAAACCAGGTCGGACGAAGCCGTGCGTTTTGGAGCCACTTGTATGAAGAAACTCAGGCGACGTTTGCGCCGCAGTTAGACAACGTAACGCTTGACGAATTCCATTTTGCCGTCAACACGATTCGCCCCAGTTTGATCCGAGTGGAAGCGGACGAGGCGACGTACAACCTGCACATCATCATTCGATTCGATCTGGAACGGCAATTGATCGAAGGCACTTTATCCGTCGCCGACCTGCCGGCCGCCTGGAACTCGCGTTACCAGAGCGATCTTGGTATCACGCCGCCCAGCGATGCCGACGGCGTGCTGCAGGACGTCCACTGGAGTGCTGGGCTGATCGGGTATTTCCCAACTTACACTCTCGGCAACCTAGCCTCGGCTCAGCTTTATGACGCGGCTGCGGTCGAGCTTGGCGATCTGGAAGCGATGTTTGCACAGGGGAACTTCAAACCCCTGTTGGAATGGCTTGTCGAACATGTCCACCGCCATGGCCGCTGCTACAGCGGCAGCGAACTTATCCAAAAGGCGACCGGAAAGCCTCTGTCGGCGGACGCGTTGGTCGGCTACCTGCAAGGAAAACTGAGACCTCTGTACGGGTTATCCTGA
- a CDS encoding GntR family transcriptional regulator, translating into MLRIQITTGASQPIYRQIVDQVRHAVAAGKVRVGDAMPSVRALATDLVVNPNTIAKAYSALVRDGVIESQQGRGYFIAEPRLIYTHKERKRRLGEVMNPFLAEAISLGFEPQQIIDEVEKRLRKTFSSPEAAPKPKDSAS; encoded by the coding sequence ATGCTTCGAATTCAAATCACCACCGGTGCTAGCCAGCCGATTTACCGGCAGATCGTCGATCAAGTACGTCACGCCGTGGCGGCGGGGAAAGTTCGCGTCGGTGATGCGATGCCCAGCGTCCGAGCACTTGCGACCGACTTGGTCGTGAACCCCAACACGATCGCCAAGGCGTATTCGGCGTTGGTGCGTGATGGAGTGATCGAGAGCCAGCAGGGACGCGGTTACTTCATCGCCGAGCCCCGCCTGATCTACACGCACAAGGAACGCAAACGGCGGTTGGGCGAAGTGATGAACCCGTTTCTAGCCGAAGCCATATCGCTGGGTTTCGAACCTCAGCAGATCATCGATGAAGTCGAAAAGCGACTTCGTAAAACATTTTCCTCGCCCGAAGCCGCACCCAAACCGAAGGATTCCGCATCGTGA
- a CDS encoding ABC transporter ATP-binding protein, which produces MIDPVIQTSRLCRYFGNRPIVRDLDMQIPAGQVTAMLGLNGAGKTTTIRILMGLLRPTRGTATVLGEDASQMSPATRGRIGYMVEGHFLFPSLTVDQCASLQRAGYASWDDSLFRQILYHFGIHLGSRVSELSRGQRAGVSLALVLAPDPELLVLDDPALGLDPVSRRSLNETLVEFASNGQRTVLLSTHLLDDVERVADRVMVLVGGRLKVDTSMEDFAAGVSGFAVKASSIDPNKLAAIPGLIEARPISDGLHLSVANCTDETRAAIDRLAGGTSEPIELTFGDGVLAYLARERGESSFLNLDRTGAER; this is translated from the coding sequence GTGATTGATCCTGTGATTCAAACGTCCCGTTTGTGCCGGTACTTCGGCAATCGTCCCATCGTGCGAGACTTGGACATGCAGATCCCGGCGGGGCAAGTGACCGCCATGCTGGGCCTGAACGGCGCCGGCAAGACAACGACGATCCGTATTCTGATGGGGTTGCTACGGCCGACCCGCGGGACCGCGACGGTATTGGGCGAAGACGCGTCACAAATGTCGCCCGCGACTCGCGGACGGATCGGCTACATGGTCGAAGGACACTTTCTGTTTCCCTCGTTAACCGTTGATCAATGCGCATCGCTTCAGCGTGCGGGCTATGCGAGTTGGGACGACAGTCTGTTTCGCCAAATCCTCTATCACTTTGGCATCCATCTAGGATCACGAGTCAGCGAACTTAGCCGCGGCCAGCGAGCGGGCGTGTCGCTTGCACTCGTGCTGGCCCCCGATCCGGAACTGTTGGTGCTAGACGATCCGGCACTGGGACTAGATCCGGTCAGCCGACGGTCGCTCAACGAAACGCTCGTCGAATTCGCCAGCAATGGACAGCGAACGGTGCTATTGAGCACTCACTTGTTGGACGACGTCGAACGCGTAGCCGACCGGGTGATGGTGTTGGTCGGCGGACGTTTGAAGGTGGATACGTCGATGGAAGACTTTGCCGCCGGTGTATCGGGCTTTGCCGTGAAGGCAAGTTCCATCGACCCCAACAAACTTGCTGCGATTCCGGGGCTGATCGAAGCTCGCCCGATCAGCGACGGGTTGCACCTGTCCGTTGCCAACTGCACAGACGAAACGCGGGCCGCGATCGATCGGCTGGCCGGTGGAACGTCCGAGCCTATCGAGCTGACCTTCGGCGACGGAGTGCTTGCGTATCTGGCTCGCGAGCGCGGCGAGTCTTCCTTCTTGAACCTTGACCGTACGGGAGCCGAGCGATGA